The following are encoded in a window of Candidatus Zixiibacteriota bacterium genomic DNA:
- a CDS encoding Rrf2 family transcriptional regulator, with amino-acid sequence MAGSKLSFAISALIEICKAGMKGPVGAREIADATGLSKRYLEQVLGLLKRSGIVTSSRGKNGGYELAFPPDRISLSDIWRAIREEVTISVNEVNQPAQTSEQSGARAVALLREDLYHLVSDYMNDKSLGVLALLDLEADEMYHI; translated from the coding sequence ATGGCAGGTTCTAAACTCAGTTTTGCGATATCAGCCCTAATCGAAATCTGCAAGGCCGGAATGAAAGGTCCCGTAGGAGCGCGTGAGATAGCAGACGCTACCGGGCTTTCGAAACGCTACCTTGAGCAGGTTCTTGGGCTACTAAAAAGGTCTGGAATAGTTACCAGCTCGCGCGGCAAGAACGGGGGATACGAGCTGGCTTTTCCACCCGACAGGATTAGCCTTTCGGACATCTGGCGCGCGATCCGTGAGGAGGTAACGATATCGGTCAACGAGGTAAACCAGCCGGCTCAGACCAGTGAACAATCTGGCGCAAGAGCCGTGGCATTGCTCCGAGAAGACCTATATCACCTTGTTTCAGATTACATGAATGACAAATCGCTTGGGGTGTTGGCATTGCTTGATCTGGAAGCGGACGAAATGTATCATATCTAA
- the cysK gene encoding cysteine synthase A: MKIANSMLDLVGGTPLVKLSKLSSGLNATVVGKLEFFNPCSSVKDRIGLSMIEAAERDGRIRKDTVIIEPTSGNTGVGLAFVCAVKGYKLMLTMPDTMSLERRALLKAFGCELILTPGADGMPGAVSKATEIANSDSKYFMPHQFQNPANVEIHRRTTAEELWNDTDGKIDFLCSGVGTGGTLTGVASVIKERKLAFKAIAIEPAASPFLSKGEKGPHPIQGIGAGFKPDILRMDLIDEIVTIENAEAVDTTRRLVREEGILAGISSGAIVAGALKVAARPENTGKLIVAIICDTGERYLSTPTYSELS, from the coding sequence ATGAAAATAGCGAACTCGATGCTTGATCTGGTGGGTGGAACTCCCCTTGTCAAGCTTAGCAAGTTGAGCAGCGGCCTGAATGCCACAGTTGTCGGAAAACTCGAATTCTTCAATCCATGCTCATCGGTGAAGGACAGAATCGGACTCTCGATGATTGAAGCGGCTGAGCGCGATGGTAGAATCCGCAAGGATACTGTGATAATCGAACCAACCTCCGGTAATACCGGCGTTGGCCTGGCATTTGTCTGCGCAGTCAAGGGATACAAACTCATGCTGACAATGCCGGACACTATGAGTCTCGAACGTCGAGCTCTGCTGAAAGCTTTCGGGTGCGAACTCATTCTGACACCGGGAGCCGACGGGATGCCGGGAGCTGTCAGCAAAGCGACGGAGATAGCGAACTCAGATTCGAAGTATTTCATGCCGCATCAGTTCCAGAATCCTGCCAATGTGGAAATACATCGGCGCACCACTGCTGAAGAATTGTGGAATGACACAGATGGTAAGATCGATTTTCTCTGCTCTGGTGTCGGCACGGGCGGCACGCTGACAGGAGTCGCAAGTGTGATCAAAGAACGGAAGCTGGCATTCAAGGCTATAGCAATCGAGCCTGCTGCATCGCCGTTTCTATCTAAAGGTGAGAAGGGACCTCATCCTATTCAGGGAATCGGTGCCGGATTCAAGCCTGACATTCTCCGCATGGATCTGATCGATGAGATTGTCACAATCGAGAATGCCGAAGCCGTAGATACAACTCGCAGGCTCGTACGGGAAGAGGGTATCCTGGCAGGGATATCATCCGGTGCGATTGTCGCTGGTGCGCTCAAGGTCGCCGCTCGTCCAGAGAACACCGGCAAGCTGATTGTGGCGATCATTTGTGACACGGGTGAAAGATATCTCTCGACTCCGACATATTCGGAGCTGTCATGA
- a CDS encoding tyrosine-type recombinase/integrase: protein MGSIYRRGKTWYVDLYVRGRRIRRKVGRSKKIAVLALKDAEVKAARDEFGFAKNDIAIEKLLAQFLEYSQANNSPATFTRYRAVLDHFNEFLKDHQDVVFLSQVNPRLLDEYKVGRKNEWVNPNGGKVESDDDITDHTRKGARAHTINFEIDVFRTIFNLAIKWGYLKENPTKAVDRLKVKDSKTPRFLTEKECQLLIEHSPDHLYPIFFTFLNTGMRKAELENLEWADIDLKRRKIKIRKKDFWHPKTGEREIPVGQKLLDLLTNLNQQNDQGIKSSFVFPDKSGGKIRMKLREQLIRIARTAGIENLTQLHALRHIFASHLMMKGVALPSVQKLMGHSDIQTTMIYAYLAPDHLSDAVDKLEF, encoded by the coding sequence ATGGGTTCTATCTACAGACGAGGAAAAACCTGGTATGTTGACCTCTATGTCAGAGGCCGACGTATCCGCAGGAAGGTTGGCAGATCAAAGAAAATCGCCGTGCTTGCCCTCAAGGATGCTGAGGTAAAGGCTGCCAGAGACGAGTTCGGATTCGCAAAGAATGACATCGCCATCGAGAAGCTCCTGGCTCAGTTCTTGGAATACTCTCAGGCAAACAACTCACCAGCTACATTCACTCGTTACCGCGCAGTGCTTGATCACTTCAACGAATTCCTGAAGGATCATCAGGATGTTGTCTTTCTGTCCCAGGTCAACCCACGATTGCTCGATGAATACAAGGTCGGTCGCAAAAACGAATGGGTGAATCCGAATGGTGGCAAAGTTGAATCGGATGATGATATCACCGATCACACTCGCAAAGGCGCAAGAGCACACACGATCAATTTCGAGATTGATGTCTTCCGAACGATATTCAACCTTGCGATCAAATGGGGATACTTGAAAGAGAATCCTACGAAGGCTGTTGATCGACTGAAAGTAAAGGACTCCAAGACACCTCGCTTTCTGACCGAGAAGGAATGTCAGCTGTTGATCGAGCACAGCCCTGATCACCTCTACCCGATCTTCTTCACCTTCCTAAACACTGGCATGCGTAAGGCCGAGCTGGAGAATCTCGAATGGGCAGATATCGATCTAAAGCGCCGCAAAATCAAGATCCGCAAGAAAGACTTCTGGCATCCGAAGACGGGTGAACGAGAGATACCAGTCGGTCAGAAGTTACTCGACCTCTTAACCAACCTGAATCAGCAGAATGACCAAGGTATCAAGAGCAGTTTTGTATTCCCTGACAAGAGCGGCGGCAAGATCCGAATGAAGCTGCGAGAACAACTGATTCGCATCGCAAGGACAGCCGGCATCGAGAATCTCACTCAGCTTCATGCCCTTCGCCACATATTCGCCAGTCACCTCATGATGAAGGGCGTCGCTCTCCCCAGTGTTCAAAAACTCATGGGCCACTCCGATATCCAAACCACGATGATCTACGCCTACCTTGCACCAGACCATCTGTCAGATGCCGTGGATAAGCTGGAGTTCTGA
- a CDS encoding substrate-binding domain-containing protein yields MSHPNPLKVTTSLIVASLLLFGCGEENESDLKEEAKTMFGAGLTIGVSLLTRTHPFYQDLEAGLQEAADENGYKLIITTGEFDVAHQKDQLQDFTVRGVNAIIVSPCDSRSIGTSIKAANDAGIPVFTADIACLAEGVKVVTHVASDNVAGGRLAAQAIIEAINGAGEVAIIDHPEVESVIQRVSGFEEEMSTAPEVKIVARLSGHGVKDQAFRTAEDILQAHPHLKAIFGINDDTILGALAAIEKAGKVNEIKLVGFDAVPEARAAIAEGRIYADVIQKPREIGRKTIEAVKMYMSGETVPPAILIPCGLFTAADD; encoded by the coding sequence ATGTCGCATCCAAATCCTTTGAAAGTCACAACGTCTCTGATCGTTGCAAGTCTACTGTTGTTCGGCTGCGGCGAGGAGAATGAAAGCGATCTTAAAGAGGAAGCAAAGACTATGTTCGGGGCGGGCTTGACAATAGGTGTCTCTCTGCTCACTCGTACCCATCCGTTCTATCAGGATTTGGAGGCAGGCTTGCAGGAGGCGGCTGATGAAAATGGCTACAAACTGATCATCACAACCGGTGAATTCGACGTCGCTCACCAAAAGGACCAACTTCAGGACTTCACTGTCCGAGGTGTCAATGCGATCATTGTCTCACCGTGTGATTCGCGCTCAATAGGGACTTCCATAAAAGCGGCAAATGACGCCGGTATCCCTGTCTTTACTGCGGATATTGCCTGTCTTGCCGAAGGTGTCAAGGTAGTTACACATGTTGCTTCCGACAATGTGGCAGGCGGACGGCTTGCTGCGCAGGCAATAATCGAAGCCATCAACGGCGCAGGCGAAGTTGCAATAATCGACCATCCGGAGGTGGAGTCCGTCATCCAGCGAGTCAGTGGATTCGAGGAGGAGATGTCCACTGCCCCCGAAGTCAAGATAGTAGCCAGACTATCAGGTCACGGTGTGAAGGACCAAGCGTTTAGGACTGCCGAGGATATTCTCCAGGCTCATCCGCACCTTAAAGCCATCTTCGGAATCAATGACGACACTATACTCGGTGCACTTGCAGCTATCGAGAAAGCCGGAAAGGTCAACGAAATCAAATTGGTGGGTTTTGACGCCGTTCCTGAGGCAAGGGCTGCCATTGCTGAAGGTCGGATCTATGCAGATGTCATCCAGAAGCCGCGTGAAATCGGCCGGAAGACAATTGAAGCTGTGAAGATGTATATGTCCGGCGAGACCGTGCCACCTGCAATTCTGATTCCATGCGGTCTCTTCACAGCGGCCGATGATTAG
- a CDS encoding sugar ABC transporter ATP-binding protein encodes MSVHSDSSNGIPTRYSHPLLAALELTKSFPGVQALRDISFDLRSGEIHALVGENGAGKSTLVKILTGVHIPDNGSVMVDGTQVSFGNPLEIMRLGVKAIYQELSLVPALSVHANLFLGQERTTAGIINDGNERRIAADVLARLGVEIDPDALVRSLSVAQQQMVEIGRALVSNCRILILDEPTAALSPTEVARLFDILRELVRQKLGIVFISHRLEEVLQIANRVTVLRDGAVVTTREKSELSRQQLIEFMVGRSLENEFPTRQSAEIRDGLEVRNLSGDRVHDITFVAHRGEVLGLAGLMGSGRTEIARLIFGADRANTGSVTLDGRMVDIKSPRDAIRSGICLLTEDRKTQGLVLKLSAQDNFALGNLSRWSQRGWINDRLERSRFRNHVDALRIRLADPKQHAETLSGGNQQKLLVARWLEAESQVVIFDEPTRGIDVGARYEMYCLINELTSLRKAVIVISSELPELLGMCDRLLVMRRGRIAGEITEVQDASQEQVMALAV; translated from the coding sequence ATGTCAGTTCATTCTGATTCTTCCAATGGAATTCCCACGCGCTACAGCCACCCTCTGCTTGCCGCGCTTGAATTGACGAAGTCTTTCCCCGGAGTCCAGGCGCTCCGTGATATATCTTTTGATCTGCGCTCCGGCGAGATTCATGCTCTTGTAGGTGAGAATGGAGCCGGCAAAAGCACTCTTGTCAAGATTCTGACTGGCGTCCACATTCCCGACAACGGATCGGTTATGGTCGATGGCACTCAAGTATCATTCGGAAATCCGCTCGAAATAATGCGTCTCGGCGTGAAAGCCATCTATCAGGAATTATCGCTGGTACCCGCTCTCTCGGTGCATGCCAATCTATTCCTTGGTCAGGAGCGGACCACTGCAGGAATCATCAATGATGGGAATGAGCGACGAATTGCGGCTGATGTACTGGCAAGACTTGGTGTGGAGATAGATCCCGATGCACTTGTTCGGTCCCTCAGTGTCGCTCAACAGCAAATGGTCGAGATCGGGCGGGCGCTTGTGAGCAACTGCCGTATTCTGATATTGGATGAACCTACAGCCGCTTTGTCGCCGACGGAAGTTGCACGTCTGTTTGATATCCTGCGGGAGCTTGTTCGGCAGAAGCTCGGCATTGTTTTCATAAGTCACCGTCTCGAAGAGGTATTGCAGATTGCGAATCGTGTGACGGTCCTACGCGACGGTGCGGTAGTGACGACCCGTGAGAAGAGCGAGTTGTCGCGTCAGCAACTGATAGAATTCATGGTCGGACGCTCGCTTGAGAATGAATTTCCGACGCGGCAAAGTGCAGAAATACGCGATGGACTCGAAGTCCGAAATCTCTCTGGTGACAGAGTACATGATATAACATTCGTTGCGCATCGCGGCGAAGTGCTTGGGTTGGCTGGGCTGATGGGCTCTGGGCGTACAGAGATCGCACGATTGATATTCGGTGCTGACCGGGCGAACACCGGATCGGTGACGCTTGATGGCAGAATGGTTGATATCAAGTCGCCTCGTGACGCAATCAGGTCGGGGATATGTCTCCTGACAGAAGATAGGAAGACTCAAGGACTCGTATTGAAGCTGTCAGCTCAAGATAATTTCGCGCTGGGTAATCTGAGCCGGTGGTCGCAAAGAGGTTGGATAAATGACCGTCTCGAGAGATCGCGGTTCCGAAATCATGTTGATGCATTGCGAATCCGGTTGGCAGATCCGAAGCAGCACGCAGAAACGCTTTCGGGTGGCAATCAGCAGAAACTTCTTGTGGCACGTTGGCTGGAAGCCGAATCGCAGGTTGTTATTTTCGATGAGCCGACTCGCGGTATCGATGTCGGCGCCAGATATGAGATGTACTGCCTGATTAATGAGCTGACCTCGCTTCGAAAGGCAGTGATCGTCATTTCATCCGAATTGCCGGAATTGCTCGGAATGTGTGATCGTCTCCTGGTGATGCGACGCGGGAGAATTGCCGGTGAGATTACCGAAGTGCAAGATGCTTCACAGGAACAGGTCATGGCCCTTGCCGTGTGA
- a CDS encoding ABC transporter permease: MSYRSSFARFLSDYGMLGVLVLLCLLFSVLTMSDQHPVGRDAAVSLISVLPELPPDAGVAIVVQSNGSDSIFAETLLDSLRVRGIAGHLIAGDPAAIRESLRILADEGLSTIAVTMALEPMVRAIRSSVAQLSEAQIVTPPVTRWPTFLLADNVRNVANQIAVIALIAIGMTMVIITAGIDLSVGSLIALSAVIAAWLVGQWGGANASTFAMIAAGTLAVIFSGAVGAFSGLMITQFRIPPFIATLAMMQVAAGLGYIISQGMPIYQLPDGFTALGRSADPLLKIPYAVLLMIGLYIVAHLVMSRTTLGRYIYAVGGNPEAARLAGIRVSGVLVFVYVICGMLAGLGGVVMASQLKSGAPTYGLTYELYVIAAVVVGGTSLSGGEGRIFGTLIGAFIIAVIQNGMNLTNVESYTQKVVLGLVILGAVLLDQLRQRGFLKHLAMQRMARKQVSSDTVEGKE, from the coding sequence ATGAGCTATCGATCCTCATTTGCACGATTCTTATCCGACTACGGCATGCTCGGTGTGCTGGTACTCCTGTGTCTGTTGTTCTCAGTTCTAACAATGTCGGATCAGCATCCCGTCGGTCGCGATGCTGCAGTCAGTTTGATTTCAGTGCTGCCTGAGCTTCCTCCCGACGCCGGAGTGGCGATCGTTGTGCAGTCAAACGGCAGCGACAGTATATTCGCCGAGACTCTATTGGACTCTCTACGAGTTCGTGGCATCGCCGGACATTTGATTGCCGGCGACCCGGCGGCAATTCGTGAAAGTCTGAGAATCCTGGCAGACGAAGGACTTTCAACCATCGCAGTAACGATGGCACTTGAGCCGATGGTCAGGGCGATACGCTCATCGGTAGCTCAGTTGAGTGAAGCACAGATAGTCACGCCTCCGGTTACGCGCTGGCCCACATTCCTGCTTGCCGACAATGTCCGGAATGTGGCGAATCAGATAGCGGTGATAGCGTTAATAGCAATCGGTATGACAATGGTCATCATTACAGCAGGCATCGATCTCTCTGTCGGCAGCCTCATCGCTCTGTCAGCAGTGATTGCGGCATGGCTCGTCGGCCAATGGGGAGGTGCGAATGCCTCGACATTCGCGATGATAGCTGCGGGAACGCTCGCAGTGATTTTCAGTGGAGCTGTCGGAGCCTTCAGCGGTCTTATGATAACGCAGTTTCGCATCCCGCCGTTCATAGCCACTCTGGCAATGATGCAGGTTGCGGCAGGTCTGGGCTATATCATTTCACAAGGTATGCCGATCTATCAACTTCCGGACGGATTCACGGCCCTTGGGCGCTCGGCTGATCCGTTGCTGAAAATTCCCTATGCAGTGCTCCTGATGATCGGTTTGTATATCGTCGCTCATCTCGTGATGAGCCGAACAACGTTGGGCCGTTACATCTATGCCGTCGGGGGTAATCCGGAGGCTGCCCGCCTCGCCGGAATACGCGTCAGTGGGGTATTGGTATTCGTTTATGTGATTTGCGGCATGTTGGCCGGGCTCGGCGGAGTTGTGATGGCTTCTCAGCTCAAAAGCGGGGCACCGACCTATGGTCTTACGTACGAATTATATGTGATCGCTGCAGTAGTTGTTGGAGGCACAAGTCTTAGTGGCGGCGAAGGCCGCATCTTCGGAACACTGATAGGCGCATTTATCATAGCAGTAATTCAGAACGGCATGAATCTTACCAATGTCGAGAGCTATACTCAGAAGGTAGTGCTTGGCCTTGTGATACTCGGCGCGGTATTGCTCGACCAATTGAGACAGCGAGGATTTCTAAAACACCTGGCTATGCAGAGAATGGCAAGAAAGCAGGTGTCTTCTGACACAGTCGAAGGGAAGGAGTAA
- a CDS encoding chitobiase/beta-hexosaminidase C-terminal domain-containing protein, with the protein MRIIVKILVICLILGCMTSLAQSPENVAGSERQLLMVGTAHLDTQWRWTIQNTINEYIPSTFRDNFKLLDQFPGYVFSFEGAFRYMLIKEYYPDDYELLKGYINSNRWRVIGSWVDAVDVNIPSFESLVRQTLYGNGYFKREFGKTSRDIFLPDCFGFGYALPSIARHCGLQSFSTQKLSWGSSVGVPFDIGVWTGVDGSSIFGGLKPGAYVNRIEDDLSRDTLWLAQIDSQGTASGLYAGYGYFGTGDTGGAPDSASVDWLQRSEASDGPIRVWCGGADDLVDMALEADTNLLPHYRGELLMTRHGVGCYTSQAAMKRWNRKNELLADAAERASVIASHLRGFSYPGETLRDSWVRFLWHQFHDDLTGTSIPEAYEFSWSDEILAMNRFASVLENAVEATVSALDTRAEGVPVVLFNPLSIERTDVVEASVKFNESTPEYVRVIGPDGREVPSQLLSTNGNEVMLLFAATVPSVGYSVYDIRSANKPSSMSNSLKVSTTGLENERYKVAIDADGNVASIFDKMQQQELLSAPIQYQLLFDKPRQWPAWEIQYEDIMQPPLAVLGNPESIEVIEEGPVRAAVKVIRKIGDSEFATIIRLCGGLSGDRIEFFNDVNWYEKERLLKVAFPVTAANDSVTYDLGLGTIRRGLNREKLYEVPGHQWADITEASGEYGVAVLNDCKYGWDHPDRGTLRLTLIHTPGVFESWMWVGDQKSQDLGHHQFSFAVSGHPDDWRQTVPWQAARFNQPIVAFQTDSRQGPLGKSYSFLKLVEQSDGGDSDELPGAFVNSVKQAEESDEIIVRVKELQGLFHSRLKLRFADAVVSAREVDGCEDSLDVAKVGNGELTFDLKPYQPKAFAIRLRQDENGATAHPESWRVDLPFNEDGISSDRNRLDGDFDGQGNTLSGDLLPDHCTFQNIEFNPGSTDDGHNNMVACKGQTIQLPQKPFNRLYILAASTNGPSSETFTVDNRTFEVDIPDYAEPMGQWNNRVNGRLLMEEAHEIAPAFISHVPVAWYGCHRHTTDGDNEAYRFTYLHAYRMGFPNGARTLILPDNPRVKVLAITAAQSSYANVRPVEPLYDIESGTFARISAERTAFLDPVPVTLSTPIPGAAVHYTLDGTDPTETSPIYVEPITIAATSTVKARAIRQGFDDRYVTAMSFQKLSPHPSHVITDVAPGLNARYFEGSWSKVPEFDTIAALREFVADQVLLPPFARDEDFGMTFTGQINVPADGLYEFEISSDDGSLLWISDSLVVDNDGLHGGGFVGGAIALKAGYHPIRVYMFQAKGDRDLQMRLTCPQMQGQSVPADWLFH; encoded by the coding sequence ATGAGAATCATAGTGAAGATATTGGTGATCTGCCTTATTCTGGGATGTATGACCAGCTTGGCACAATCGCCGGAAAATGTGGCGGGATCTGAACGACAGTTGCTGATGGTCGGGACAGCGCATCTGGATACGCAGTGGCGCTGGACTATCCAAAACACGATCAACGAGTATATTCCATCCACTTTTCGGGACAATTTCAAACTACTCGATCAGTTTCCGGGCTATGTCTTCAGTTTCGAAGGTGCTTTTCGGTATATGTTGATCAAGGAATACTATCCCGACGACTACGAGCTTCTCAAGGGCTACATCAACAGCAACCGTTGGAGAGTGATTGGCAGTTGGGTTGATGCGGTCGATGTCAACATCCCGTCATTCGAGTCTCTCGTCAGACAGACACTCTATGGCAACGGATATTTCAAACGTGAGTTCGGCAAGACCAGCCGGGATATCTTCCTTCCAGACTGCTTCGGATTTGGCTACGCGCTTCCGTCAATCGCACGCCATTGTGGTCTTCAGAGTTTTTCCACGCAGAAGCTCTCCTGGGGTTCCTCTGTAGGAGTGCCATTTGATATCGGCGTATGGACAGGAGTCGACGGCTCGTCAATTTTCGGCGGTCTCAAGCCGGGAGCCTATGTCAATCGCATTGAAGACGACTTGAGTCGCGATACTCTCTGGCTCGCCCAGATCGATAGTCAGGGAACTGCATCAGGTTTATATGCCGGATACGGATATTTCGGAACGGGAGATACCGGAGGCGCACCCGACTCGGCGTCTGTCGATTGGCTTCAGCGATCAGAGGCTAGTGACGGTCCCATCAGGGTGTGGTGTGGAGGAGCGGATGACCTTGTCGATATGGCGTTGGAAGCCGATACCAACCTCCTGCCGCATTACCGTGGAGAGCTCCTCATGACTCGTCATGGCGTTGGCTGCTACACATCCCAGGCAGCGATGAAACGTTGGAATCGAAAGAATGAACTGCTGGCCGATGCCGCGGAGAGGGCATCGGTGATCGCCTCGCATCTCAGAGGATTCAGCTATCCGGGAGAGACTCTTCGAGACAGTTGGGTACGGTTTCTGTGGCATCAGTTCCATGATGATCTCACCGGCACAAGCATCCCCGAGGCGTATGAATTCTCGTGGAGTGACGAGATACTGGCGATGAACCGATTTGCATCGGTGTTAGAGAACGCGGTTGAAGCCACAGTTTCGGCTCTCGATACGCGGGCTGAAGGAGTACCCGTTGTTTTGTTCAATCCTCTTTCGATCGAGCGGACTGATGTCGTGGAAGCATCAGTCAAGTTCAATGAGTCAACTCCTGAGTACGTGCGTGTGATTGGTCCCGATGGCAGAGAGGTGCCTTCGCAGTTGCTAAGCACAAATGGCAATGAAGTGATGCTGCTGTTCGCGGCCACCGTCCCCTCAGTAGGCTATTCCGTTTATGACATTAGATCCGCTAATAAGCCATCATCAATGTCGAACTCTCTCAAAGTCAGTACGACCGGCCTCGAAAATGAAAGATACAAGGTTGCTATCGACGCCGACGGAAATGTGGCATCGATCTTCGACAAAATGCAGCAACAAGAATTGCTTAGCGCGCCGATTCAATATCAGCTTCTCTTTGATAAGCCAAGGCAATGGCCGGCATGGGAAATTCAGTACGAGGATATTATGCAGCCCCCTCTGGCTGTGCTCGGCAACCCCGAGTCAATCGAGGTGATTGAAGAGGGACCGGTGCGCGCCGCGGTTAAGGTGATTCGGAAGATCGGCGACAGCGAATTTGCAACTATCATTCGGCTCTGTGGTGGCTTGTCTGGAGACCGTATTGAGTTCTTCAATGACGTGAACTGGTATGAGAAGGAACGCCTCCTGAAGGTCGCATTCCCGGTTACCGCTGCCAATGACAGTGTTACGTATGATCTTGGACTGGGAACAATACGACGCGGCCTGAATCGAGAGAAGCTGTATGAGGTCCCCGGGCACCAATGGGCGGATATCACGGAAGCATCCGGTGAGTATGGGGTCGCTGTGCTCAACGACTGCAAGTATGGCTGGGATCATCCCGACCGTGGGACTCTGCGACTCACGTTGATCCATACACCGGGTGTGTTTGAATCATGGATGTGGGTTGGTGACCAGAAATCGCAGGATTTGGGGCATCACCAGTTTTCATTCGCTGTCTCCGGACATCCGGATGACTGGCGGCAAACTGTGCCTTGGCAGGCGGCGCGGTTCAATCAGCCAATTGTCGCATTTCAGACCGACAGCCGTCAGGGGCCACTGGGCAAGTCATATTCATTCCTGAAGCTGGTTGAACAGTCAGATGGAGGTGATTCCGACGAACTCCCCGGAGCTTTCGTTAACTCAGTCAAGCAGGCTGAAGAGAGTGACGAGATTATCGTGCGAGTCAAGGAGTTGCAGGGACTGTTTCACAGTAGACTCAAACTGCGCTTCGCTGATGCAGTCGTTTCGGCGCGAGAGGTGGATGGTTGCGAGGATTCGTTGGACGTCGCTAAGGTGGGAAACGGCGAATTGACCTTCGATCTCAAGCCGTATCAACCGAAAGCGTTTGCAATCAGATTGCGGCAGGACGAAAATGGCGCGACTGCCCATCCTGAGTCGTGGCGCGTGGATCTTCCTTTCAACGAAGACGGGATCAGCTCTGATCGGAACCGGCTGGATGGTGATTTCGACGGTCAAGGAAATACTCTATCAGGCGACTTGCTCCCGGATCACTGCACTTTTCAAAACATTGAATTCAATCCTGGATCAACTGATGACGGTCACAACAATATGGTGGCGTGTAAGGGACAGACGATACAGTTGCCTCAAAAACCGTTCAATCGTCTGTACATTCTGGCTGCTTCGACAAACGGCCCCTCTTCAGAGACTTTCACTGTGGACAACCGCACATTCGAGGTAGATATTCCTGACTATGCCGAACCGATGGGACAGTGGAATAACCGCGTAAATGGCAGACTGCTGATGGAGGAAGCACATGAAATCGCACCCGCGTTTATCAGTCATGTGCCTGTAGCATGGTATGGCTGTCATCGTCATACGACTGACGGTGACAATGAGGCATATCGCTTCACATATCTTCATGCCTATCGCATGGGTTTTCCGAATGGCGCTCGTACTCTTATTCTGCCGGATAATCCACGTGTTAAGGTGCTCGCAATTACTGCAGCACAGTCATCGTACGCGAATGTTCGGCCGGTTGAGCCACTCTACGACATCGAGTCCGGCACCTTTGCCAGGATCTCCGCCGAACGGACCGCTTTCCTCGATCCTGTGCCTGTAACGCTATCGACCCCGATTCCGGGAGCTGCGGTACATTACACTCTCGATGGGACCGACCCAACGGAGACATCTCCGATTTATGTCGAGCCAATCACGATAGCCGCGACGTCGACTGTGAAGGCGCGAGCCATCAGACAAGGTTTCGACGACCGGTATGTCACCGCTATGTCATTTCAGAAGCTGAGTCCTCATCCGTCGCATGTGATCACTGACGTCGCGCCGGGACTCAACGCTCGGTATTTCGAAGGAAGCTGGAGCAAAGTGCCGGAATTCGATACGATTGCTGCTCTCCGCGAGTTTGTGGCGGATCAGGTTCTTCTTCCACCCTTTGCGCGTGATGAAGATTTTGGTATGACGTTCACTGGTCAGATCAACGTTCCTGCTGACGGTTTGTATGAGTTTGAGATTAGTTCAGACGATGGCAGCCTTCTCTGGATTTCCGATTCGCTGGTTGTGGACAATGATGGTCTTCATGGCGGCGGGTTTGTTGGTGGAGCAATTGCTTTGAAGGCTGGGTATCATCCGATTCGAGTATACATGTTCCAGGCCAAGGGTGATCGAGATCTGCAGATGCGACTGACGTGCCCTCAAATGCAAGGACAATCTGTACCAGCGGATTGGCTGTTCCATTGA